The window CCGGGCTCTGGCGACCAAGCCCAAGCTGCTGTTGCTGGATGAACCGGTGGCCGGCATGAACCCGGCCGAGAAGACCGAGTTGATGAGCGAGATCGTCAACATCAAGCAGCGCGGTTTCACCATCTTCATGATCGAGCATGACATGCGCTTCGTCATGGGTCTGTGCGAGCGCATCGCCGTGCTCAACTTCGGCAAGATCATCGCCGAGGGCACACCGGACCAGATCAAGAACAACCAGGAAGTGATCGAGGCCTATCTCGGCAAGGAAGAAGCATGAGCGCCAGCGGTAACAAGCAACCCATCCTGCAGGTCGAGGACCTGGCCGTGGCCTATGGCCACATCGAAGCGGTCAAGGGCATCAGCCTGTCGCTGAACGAAGGCGAGATCACCGCGCTGGTCGGCGCCAATGGCGCGGGCAAGAGCACGTCTCTGTTGGCCATCTCCGGCCTGGTGAAGGCGCAGCGCGGGCGCGTGCTGCTCCACGGGCAAGACCTGCTGCAGATGTCGCCGCACCGCATCGTCGAATCCGGCGTGGTGCAAGTGGCCGAAGGCCGCGCCACGCTGACCACGCTGACCGTGGAAGAAAACCTGGCCTTGGGCGCTTACACGCGCAAGGACAAGGACGGCGTGGCGCGCGATCTGGAGTGGGTGTATTCCCTCTTCCCGGTATTGAAGAACCGTGCGGCCGGACTGGCGGGCAATCTCTCGGGTGGCGAGCAGCAGATGCTGGCCATTGGGCGCGCGCTGATGGCCAAGCCCAAGGTCCTGTTGCTGGACGAACCGTCGATGGGGCTGGCGCCGTTGATCATCCAGGAAATCTTCCGCATCGTGCAGGAGATCAACAAGACCGGCATGACCGTGCTGCTGGTGGAACAGAATGTGCGCCAGGCGCTGCGCATTGCGCAACGCGGCTATGTACTGGAGACCGGCAAGATCGTGCTGGAGGATAGCGGCGCCAATCTGCTGGGCAATCCCAAGGTGGTGGAAGCCTACCTGGGTGGTTGATGGGATGGATGTGGATGTGGATGTGGCCTGGGAAAAATAATAAAGAATTTTTCAATTAGGTGTTGACCACCAGGCTGATAGGCCTTAATATGCAGCCTCTTTCAAGCACAGCAAGTTATCGCTGATGCCAGAAGGCCCACGTGGCGGAATTGGTAGACGCGCATGGTTCAGGTCCATGTGCCGCGAGGTGTGGGGGTTCGAGTCCCTCCGTGGGCACCAACATAGAAAAGGTCGATTGACGCAAGTCAGTCGGCCTTTTGTGTTTTGGGGTCCACGGATAAAGCGCCTACGCTTTGCTTTTCGCCCACTCATGCCCCCTCCCCGTTCGGACTGAGTAGCTGCGCCCTGCGCAGCGTATCGAAGGCGCGCCGTCCAACACATTCCGCCTTGCGGGCTTCTATCCCGATCACAAGCATCCGCGCGCCTTCGATACGATCCTTCGGATCTACTCAGGTCGAACGGTTGTCAGTAGCTTCAGCGATCCATGGAACCATCCCGCTGCATGGGATGATTTGATGACACCTAGATTATTTAGTTTTTAGGATCATCCATCCCTCTGCACAGGGCATTTTTTGCTTAGTTTTTTGGAGCATAAAAAACTTCAAAAAAAAGATGACAACACAAAATTTTGCCCTTAGAATGCAGCCTCTTTCAAGCAATGCAGTTTGATCGCATGTGCAGAAGGCCCACGTGGCGGAATTGGTAGACGCGCATGGTTCAGGTCCATGTGCCGCGAGGTGTGGGGGTTCGAGTCCCTCCGTGGGCACCAAAATAGAAAAGGTCGATTGACGCGAGTCAGTCGGCCTTTTGTATTTTGGGGACCACGAGCAAGGCGCCTGCGCGCCTTGCGGGAGGGACGAGAAAGTCCGGCCTTGCAAGGCCGGACGGGGTCGAGGGACGTGACCGAGTCCCTCCGTGGGCACCAAAATAGAAAAGGTCGATTGACGCGAGTCAGTCGGCCTTTTGTATTTTTTACCCTCAAAAAAACGTCAGCCGACTTTGCGGTAGGCTTAGGCTTCCTCGTCGTTATCCATCACCAGGGAGACTATGAAAACCACCATCACCTTGCTCACCGCCCTCCTCGGCGCGGCTGCCATGGAACAGGCCCACGCCGCCGGCGCGACACTCAAGCCAGCCGGCTATATCGAGCAGCTCGAGATCACCCAGACCGCGGACGCCTTTGGCGGGGCCACGCCGGCCGGCGCAGCCGGTCCCTACCAGCTGGTCTCGGGCATCGTGCATGGAAAGCTCGACGCCCATCATCCCGACAACGCGATGATTACCGATCTCGACAAGGCGCCAAGGGATGCCCATGGTTATGTCTCCTATACGACGGACTTCGTGATCCTGCGCCCCAAGTCAGCCGCCCAGGCGCGCCGCGTACTCTTCTATGACGTGGCCAATCGCGGTCGCAAGTTGGCCGAGGAATTCTTCATCGGCGGCAAATCTTTGCGCAATGGCCCCGCCCCCGGCGACAACTACCCTTCCCTGCTGCGAGCCGGCTATACCATCGTCTGGAGCGGCTGGCAGGGCGACCTGAAGCAATCAGGGGCAGCCATCGACGGCGCGCTGGGCACACGGTTCCCGGTGGTCGCCAACAAGGACGGCTCGGCCATCACCGGCTTGAGCCGCGAAGAATACATCCCCGATTTCCATCAGGGGCACAAGGAATTCAAGCTCGCCTACCCTCCAGCCTCCCTACGCGACAAGTCGCAGGTCAGCTTCACCGTGCGCCAGACCTGGCGCAACGGACAGGGCCAGCAAGACTACCAGGCGCCCTCCGCCCCCGTGACTGAGTGGCATTACGAGCCCAAGGCGGATGGCAGCGTGAGTGTGGTCTTCACGCCGCCCTCGGCAGTGCCCGGCCCGGCTGGCACAAGCGTGCCGGCCGACCAGGGCAGCATCTACAGTTTCGTCTATCCGGCCAGCCATCCCCGGGTGATGGCCATCGGTTTTGCGGCCGTGCGTGATCTGGTGAGCTTCCTGCGCGATGCGTCGGCCGATGCCAAGGGTGCGGCCAATCCCCTCAACGACATGAAAGACGCCGCCTGCGTCAGCCAGCAGGCTTGCACGGCGCACGACAAGCGTAATTTCGACTTGACCATTGGTGAAGGGATCTCACAGTCGGGCCGCTTCATGCGCGACTTCCTCTACATGGGATTCAACAAGAACGCGCAGGGAAACAAGGTCTTCGACGGGATGATCGCCATCATCCCGGGTGGACGCCGCACCTGGATCAATGAGCGTTTTTCGCAACCGGGCCGCTGGTCCAAGGGTCACGAAGAACACTGGATGCCGGGCGACCAGTTCCCCTTCGCCTACAACGTCATGCAAGATCCGGTCAGTGGCGTGACCGATGGCTTGCTCAAGCAATGCAGCGCCAGCATGACCTGCCCGAAGATCATGCAGATCGATGGCAGCTTTGAATGGTGGGGTGGTCGTGGCGCACTGGTGGTCACCGATGGTGCGGGCAAGGACCTGACCTTGCCGGACAACGTGCGCTACTACCTGATCTCCGGCACCCAGCATGCAGGCGGGCCTGGCATCAAGAACGGCGTAGTGAAGCAGAACGGCCAGGACAGCATGTGCCAATTCCCGCCTAGCCCGGTGACCCAGGCGCCAGTGCTGCGGGCCATGATTCCGGCGATGGAAAACTGGCTGGCGAAGGGACAGTTGCCACCGCCCTCGCGCTATCCGACCGTGAGTGACGGCACGGCGGTCACGCCTGACCAGGCCTCGGTCGGATTCCCTGCGCTGGACAATGTGCTGGCGCCACTGGCCAATGCCGCAGGAACAGTAAGGCCCACAGAACTGCATCTGTCCTATAGCGGCATCCACAATCCGCTCGCCGTCACCGACTATCGCGCTGCGATACCGGTAGCCGATCCCACGCGGCCGTATCGCATCCTGGTGCCGAAGGTCGATGCCGATGGTAATGAACTGGGCGGCATTGCCCAGCCTGAAGTGGCGGTCCCTCTAGCAACCTATACGGGATGGAACCTGCGCGCTGCCGGTCATGCGCAAGGGGAAACCTGCTCTTCTCTGGGCAGTGCGATTCCCTTCGCCGTGAGCGGCGCGACCAGGAGCAGCAGCGATCCCCGGCCTGCACTCGACCAGCGCTACCAGGGCCGCGCCGACTATGCTGCGCAGGTCAAGGCAGCCGGCGACAGACTGGTACAGGAAGGCTATCTGCTGCCACTGGATGCCGAACACATCTTTGCCGCGCACGCCAGGCAGGTATCACCGCAACTGATCCCGCAACCCTGAGCAGTTGCAAGCGTCCATGGGCGCAGGCTGGCCCATGGACCGCCTGTTCAGCGCCGCCGCTTCTCTTCCGGTCGGGCCACCGCCCCACGCACCTCAAACCGCACCCTATCCAGTTCCTGGCCGCCCTTGTCCTGCAACACCAGCACATGCTTGCCCGGCCAAGGCATCCAGTCAAAGCCCAGTTCTTCCTCACCCGAGGCCGATGCGTTGGTGCTGACCTTCTGCGCCTTCACCCTGCCCGCCTGCATGACTTCCTGCGGCATCAGCTTGCCATCCAGCACCCAACGGCTACCCGCTGGCACCCCCTGCGCGCGAAAACGGATGCGCTGCCGTGCCGGTGGGATATCCGGATCCAGCGCGGCCAGCATGCCTGCGGTCGGATAGGTAATGGCGGGACGGATGTCGCGCGCGTGGGCAAGCCGGATCTCGGCCTGCGCGGTACCGGGCAAGAAATATTCGGTGCGGGCGGCTTCCACCTCCTGCTCATATCGGATCATCTGCGCCTGCACGCCAGCGGGCTTGGCTGGAGGGCCGTTGCCGGCCTCACGTCCACCGTTGCGTCCGCGTTCATGCAGGTACTGCATCACCTCCTGCCACACCGGCGCGGCGCCCGTCACGCCCGAGACATCCCACATCGGCGCCCCCGATGCATTGCCGACCCATACCCCTACGGTATAACGCGTGGAGTAGCCAACACACCAGTTGTCACGCATATCCTTGGAGGTGCCGGTCTTGACCGCGGTCCAGATGCGCGTGGACAGTGCATTCTCCAGGCCGAAGGTCCGCGCACGCGCACTGCGGTCGGAGAGAATGTCGCCGACGATGTAGGCCGCGTCGGCGTCCATCACCTGCGTGGCGCGCGCTGGCGTGCGCGCTTCGTCGAGCCGCGTGCGCAAAGGTGTGTAGCGACCCTGGTTGGCCAGCACGCGATAGGCATTGGCCAGATTGGCCAGCGTCACGTCGGCACTGCCCAGCGCCAGGCTGTAGCCGTAGTAATCGCCACTCTCGCGCAGGTTGAAACCCAGTGCCTGAAGGCGACGGAAGAAACGCTCGGGCGTCACCATCACCAGCGTGCGCACGGCCGGGATGTTCAGCGATGAACCCAGCGAAGTGCGCAGGCTCACCAGCCCCTTGTATTGTTTGTCGTAATTCTGCGGAATGTAGAGCCCGGCGGAGGTGGCCAGATTGACGGGGGAATCGTCCAGCAAGGAGGCGGCCGTCAGCCATTTCTTTTCGATGGCCAGTTCGTAGAGGAAGGGCTTCAAGGTCGAACCTGCCTGCCGCTGCGCCACCACGCCATCCACATTGGCCGCTGCCGAGAGCGGGCCGCTGGAACCGACCCAGGCCAGCACGTCGCCCGTGGCGTTGTCGATGACGATGATGGCGCCATCCTCGATATTGCGATCGGCCAGCCCTGCCAGCTGATGGCGCAAGGCCTGCGTGGCAAAGCGCTGCAAGCGGGCATCGAGGGTGGAGCGCAATTGCTGCCCCGGTGCACTCAAGAGCTTGCGCGCCAGGTGCGGAGCCAGTTGCGGTGCGTCGCTGGTCCCGGGCAGATCGCGCTTGGCCGAGACCCGCGCCAAGGCCAGTTCGGTGCGGCCATCCATGCCATTGCACTGCTCGCCCGGGCCCTCTTCCTTCAAGATGGCGCAGGCGCGGTCGGCCACGCGGCGGGGCGTCGCATTGGGCGCACGAATCAGCGCCACTGCGATGGCGGCTTCACCCTGGTCGAGTCCACTCGGATGCTTGCCGAACATGATGCGCGACAGTGCATGCACGCCGACCAGCTCCCCCCGGAAGGCCACCAGGTTGAGATAGGCTTCCAGGATCTGGTCCTTGCGCCAGTTGCGCTCCAGCGATTGCGCAATCCACGCCTGCGACACCTTTTGCGTGAGCGAACGCGCCCCGGACTTGCGGCGCAGATCGTCATAGATCAAACCCGCCAGTTGCATCGTGATGGTGGAGGCGCCGCGTGTCTTCGAATTCCACAAATTACCCCAGGCCGAGGCTGCCACGGCGCTCCAGTCGATGCCGCTGTGCTGGTAGAAACGCCGGTCTTCCGAGGCGATCAGCGCATGGCGCAAGGCGGGCGAGACGTCTTCCAGCCTGACCCAGGCCAGCTTGCGCTCGTCCATGTTGATGCGCATGCGCTGCAGCAGCTCGCCGTTGCGGTCCAGCAGGCTGGCCTCGGACGGCAGGAAGTCGCGCTGCACTTCCTTGAACGAGGGCACGGCATGGGCCGCCACGGGCATGAGCAGCGCCAGCACCAGCGCACACAGTGCGCCGGTGCTGGACTTGCGTGCAGTCATGGCGCTCACTGCGCTGCCTTCACGACCAGCTTGCCATTGGGGACTTCCCCGAACATCTCGGGCGCATACATGGCTTCCACCCGCGTGGGCGGCATGTTGAATTCGCCGGCATTGTTCAGGCGCACGGTATAGCTGATGCTGGTGCGGCCCTTGGGCATGGCTTCGTAGTAGGCGCGATAGGCTTCGAAGCTGCGCTCTTCATAGGCCAGCCAGCCCATGCCGCGCTCACGCGGGGCGTCCTGCTTGCCCTGGGCGATGGCGGAGTCGCGGCCCAGGCCGGAACCCAGCAGCGTGGCGCCGCCCGGCACCGGATCGCTCACCACGACCCAGGTCATCTCGGCTTGCGCGTCGATATCCAGCGTCACGCGCAACACGTCGCCACGGGTGTAGACGCCGGCCTGCTTCTGCTCGATGGCCTCGACCTTGCGGGTGATGCGATAGCCGGCCGCGAAGGGCTGCTTGAGCGGCACTGCCGCCAGGCTCTGCAGGGTAACCCAGGGCTTGCCGTTACCCTCTTGCGCCAGACGCACGCTGCCACCCTGGGCATTGCCTTCCGGCCACGGCAGTTGCAGCTTGCCGCCATTGGGCGCGCCGCTCCAGGCCAGGCTTTGTGTCGCAGCGCTGGCGCCGTTCTGCTCCAGCGTAGCGCGGGTGGCGCCGGTGACCGGTTCCGATTCGAACTTGCGGGCGAATTTCTCCAGCGCCAGGCTGCCCCAGACGTTGGCGGTGGTGGTGCTCCAGTGACCGCGCTGCTGGCGGCCGATGGCGCCGGCGATCAGGCGCGGCATGTCTTCGCGCCAGGCCGGGTTGTTCAGCTCCAGCAGGATCAGGCGGTTGGCGTTGGCGTCGCCACTGCTCATGAGCCACCACCAGTAATCGCCTTCTTCATTGGAGAAGCCCATGCGCGTGCCCTGGAAATTCAAGCGGGCGCGCAGGATCTGGTCGGCTTCGTCCAGCTTCTTCTGGCGGTCGGGGATGGCCGGGACGCGCTGCAGGATGCCGATCCAGTCCAGCAGTCCCGAGGTCGGCCAGACATTGGGATTGATCTGGAGCGAACCCAGCATCGCCGGTTGCACGCGGTTGTAGCGCGACAGTGCTTCGAGGGCGGCCAGCTTGCGCACATCCAGGTCCTTCTGCGGTGACCAGAAATCACGCATCACCTTGCCTTCCACGAAGGCGGCCAGACCATCCAGCATCTTGTCGCGGCTGGCCTGCGGGATGGCATAGCCGGCTTCGTTGGTGGCGGCCAGCAGATAGGCCGTCAGCGTGTCGCTGCCACGGCGTGCGCCGCTGTCGCTGGGCGGGAAGTAATAGGCCAGGCCGTCGCCATCGAGATAGGTGGGCAGGTCGGCCACGATCTTCTGCCAGGCGGCTTCATCGCGCAGGCCGATGGCCTTGGAGGTCTTCTGTTCCAGGCAGGCGAAGGGATAGTTGACGAAGTAACGGGTCAGCGCATCGCTGCCACCAGCCAGGCTGGGCTTGAGCGAGATCGCCAGGCCGCCGCGTCCCGGCAGGCTGTCGGCGGGCCGGGCCACGTCGAGGGCGGCGTTCTTGTCCAGCTGGAACAGCGTGGCTTGCTGCACCGTGACCGGCACGGCAGGAACGACGCGCTGGGTGAACTTCATGGCGTCGCGCGCCTTCTGGCCGCCCTGCTCCTGGGCGCTGATTTCCCAGGCCAGCTGGTTGATGCCTTCCGGGGTCTGCACCGGCCACATCACTTCGGCGGACTGGCCGGCGGCAATCTTCACCTCGCGTTCAGGCAGCGTCAGCGTGCTCGCTGCCGTGCCGCCCTGGGCGCGCGCGGCGACCTTGATCGTCATGTCGTGCGTGGTGGTGTTGCGCACGGTCACGGCGCCGTTGAAGCTGTCGCCCTCGCGCACCAGCGGCGGCAAGCCGGAGATGACCTGCACGTCCTGCGTGGAGCGGATGCTGATACTGCCAGTGCCGAAATCACTGATGCCATTCTCGGCGATGGCGACGATGCGGAAGGATGTCAGCGCATCATTGAGCGGAACATCCAGTTGCGCCCTGCCCTCGGCATCCAGCGTGACATTGGGCTTCCATACCAGCAGGGTATCGAACAATTCGCGCGTGGGTGCGCGGCCCCCGCCGCCACCGGCGGGCGTGGCCTTCTTGCCATAGTGGCGCTTGCCGACCACCTGCATCTGCGCAGTGGAAGTTTCCACGCCATAGCTGCGCCGTTGCAGCATGGCGTGCAGCACGTCCCAACTGCCATTGGGCTGCAGCTCCAGCAGCGCTTCATCGACGGCGGCCAGGGCGAATTCGCCACCGGCGGCGG is drawn from Herbaspirillum seropedicae and contains these coding sequences:
- the pbpC gene encoding penicillin-binding protein 1C, coding for MTARKSSTGALCALVLALLMPVAAHAVPSFKEVQRDFLPSEASLLDRNGELLQRMRINMDERKLAWVRLEDVSPALRHALIASEDRRFYQHSGIDWSAVAASAWGNLWNSKTRGASTITMQLAGLIYDDLRRKSGARSLTQKVSQAWIAQSLERNWRKDQILEAYLNLVAFRGELVGVHALSRIMFGKHPSGLDQGEAAIAVALIRAPNATPRRVADRACAILKEEGPGEQCNGMDGRTELALARVSAKRDLPGTSDAPQLAPHLARKLLSAPGQQLRSTLDARLQRFATQALRHQLAGLADRNIEDGAIIVIDNATGDVLAWVGSSGPLSAAANVDGVVAQRQAGSTLKPFLYELAIEKKWLTAASLLDDSPVNLATSAGLYIPQNYDKQYKGLVSLRTSLGSSLNIPAVRTLVMVTPERFFRRLQALGFNLRESGDYYGYSLALGSADVTLANLANAYRVLANQGRYTPLRTRLDEARTPARATQVMDADAAYIVGDILSDRSARARTFGLENALSTRIWTAVKTGTSKDMRDNWCVGYSTRYTVGVWVGNASGAPMWDVSGVTGAAPVWQEVMQYLHERGRNGGREAGNGPPAKPAGVQAQMIRYEQEVEAARTEYFLPGTAQAEIRLAHARDIRPAITYPTAGMLAALDPDIPPARQRIRFRAQGVPAGSRWVLDGKLMPQEVMQAGRVKAQKVSTNASASGEEELGFDWMPWPGKHVLVLQDKGGQELDRVRFEVRGAVARPEEKRRR
- a CDS encoding alpha/beta hydrolase domain-containing protein, producing MKTTITLLTALLGAAAMEQAHAAGATLKPAGYIEQLEITQTADAFGGATPAGAAGPYQLVSGIVHGKLDAHHPDNAMITDLDKAPRDAHGYVSYTTDFVILRPKSAAQARRVLFYDVANRGRKLAEEFFIGGKSLRNGPAPGDNYPSLLRAGYTIVWSGWQGDLKQSGAAIDGALGTRFPVVANKDGSAITGLSREEYIPDFHQGHKEFKLAYPPASLRDKSQVSFTVRQTWRNGQGQQDYQAPSAPVTEWHYEPKADGSVSVVFTPPSAVPGPAGTSVPADQGSIYSFVYPASHPRVMAIGFAAVRDLVSFLRDASADAKGAANPLNDMKDAACVSQQACTAHDKRNFDLTIGEGISQSGRFMRDFLYMGFNKNAQGNKVFDGMIAIIPGGRRTWINERFSQPGRWSKGHEEHWMPGDQFPFAYNVMQDPVSGVTDGLLKQCSASMTCPKIMQIDGSFEWWGGRGALVVTDGAGKDLTLPDNVRYYLISGTQHAGGPGIKNGVVKQNGQDSMCQFPPSPVTQAPVLRAMIPAMENWLAKGQLPPPSRYPTVSDGTAVTPDQASVGFPALDNVLAPLANAAGTVRPTELHLSYSGIHNPLAVTDYRAAIPVADPTRPYRILVPKVDADGNELGGIAQPEVAVPLATYTGWNLRAAGHAQGETCSSLGSAIPFAVSGATRSSSDPRPALDQRYQGRADYAAQVKAAGDRLVQEGYLLPLDAEHIFAAHARQVSPQLIPQP
- a CDS encoding ABC transporter ATP-binding protein; this encodes MSASGNKQPILQVEDLAVAYGHIEAVKGISLSLNEGEITALVGANGAGKSTSLLAISGLVKAQRGRVLLHGQDLLQMSPHRIVESGVVQVAEGRATLTTLTVEENLALGAYTRKDKDGVARDLEWVYSLFPVLKNRAAGLAGNLSGGEQQMLAIGRALMAKPKVLLLDEPSMGLAPLIIQEIFRIVQEINKTGMTVLLVEQNVRQALRIAQRGYVLETGKIVLEDSGANLLGNPKVVEAYLGG